The DNA sequence CTGGAAAATTTCGTCAGCCCTCTTTGCCTTTTGGTCTGCGAGCTGCATCTGTTCCTCTGCTATCTTCTCCTTTTCCTCCGCGAGCTTCTCCCTTTCCTCTGCCATCTTGATAGCATTTTCGGCGCGGGCTGCGGCATCCTCTGCCTTTAACGTGGCCGCATCAGCAGCCGCCCTGGCAGCCTGCGCATCCTGCGCTGCCTGATCAGCCTTCGCGCCGGTCAGCATCTGCTGCGACTGAACTTGCGCGAGGTCGCCTTTTGTTGCACAACCCACAGTAACAGCAAAAACAAGCATCATTGAAATCACTAATAGAGTCTTCATCATGTCTAATCACCTCCTTCTATGAAAAATTATTGCAAGGTATTTCTACCTGCGCTTAAACCAGGGACCCTGGTATTCTTTGTTGATTGTTTTGCGGCCGCTCTTTCAATCAATTTGCCATCTATTTCCAGATCAATTTTAAGGCGTTTGATGGTGTCTTTGGCCTCTTTGATATTATCGAAAGGTCCCGCGATAACAAGGTAGCTGCCGAAATTTGATAACACCCTTGCCGGGATTTGCGGCCCCTGGTGGTTGATGATGGCGGCAAGCCTCTCAGCATCAACCTCGTCACGCACGTCAGCAGCCAAAACAGACCACGCATCTGCCTTCAGTTCCGGTATTTCCGGTCTGCCGTATAATTTGCCCGGGTGCCTGACTTCTATGGTTTCCGCAACCTCTTTTCCACTTCCCTGTCTGAGCTCGAATATGGGGACAGGGATCCCACGGGCCTCGGCCAATACTTTCTTGACTTTGCTCCAGTCAAGTGTGCGCCCCGATTCCTTTTCAATATTCCTCAATTTTGTATACATCCTGTCAAACTCAACAGTGTCCAGGTCTTCCGGGGGCGCATGAACTTCCATGTAAACCACTCCATTAAGTTGACCTATGAGATATGGCTGGTTAACGATGCGTACAGGTGTTTTGACCGGGGTGCTTTCATAGAGTTTCTTCACATCTTCCGGATAGAGTCTTATGCAGCCATTGGTTGCCCTGAGACCAATGCTGGCCGGTTTATTAGTGCCATGGAGCAAGTAACCCCGCTTGCTTAAATATAGCGCGTATTCTCCCAGTGGATTTTGAGGTCCCGGCAGAACTTTAGCAGGCAGAGGATCTCCTTTTTTTCGATGGTCCTCAGCAATTGAGACAGGCACACGCCAGGTCGGCCGGGTTACCTTGCGCTCCACATACATTTGACCAGTGGGCGAGGGCCGCTCTTCGGTACCGACACCTACAGGGTAGGTCAACACC is a window from the Nitrospirota bacterium genome containing:
- a CDS encoding L,D-transpeptidase family protein; this encodes MCRIIDMSLLSNMLRLIALFIVILSLPGCATTKSVHEEYQAVPKRLEEYVKRNEFSVAKGDDVIGRPAFITLEKGDTLPDISRHFSLGINGVSAANPWVDTWAPEAGERIMLPMSFILPDAPRSGIVINLAAMRLFQFKGDSESPAVLTYPVGVGTEERPSPTGQMYVERKVTRPTWRVPVSIAEDHRKKGDPLPAKVLPGPQNPLGEYALYLSKRGYLLHGTNKPASIGLRATNGCIRLYPEDVKKLYESTPVKTPVRIVNQPYLIGQLNGVVYMEVHAPPEDLDTVEFDRMYTKLRNIEKESGRTLDWSKVKKVLAEARGIPVPIFELRQGSGKEVAETIEVRHPGKLYGRPEIPELKADAWSVLAADVRDEVDAERLAAIINHQGPQIPARVLSNFGSYLVIAGPFDNIKEAKDTIKRLKIDLEIDGKLIERAAAKQSTKNTRVPGLSAGRNTLQ